The DNA segment AGGCACGGCGCTGACCGAGGGCCAGATTCGTGGCATTTCCTTCGGCCTGGCCTTTGCCATCAGCACGATCTTGCACATCGTTTTCGGTGAACTGGCCCCCAAGACCTGGGCCTTGCAGCGCAGCGAGCAGGTGGCGATGCTGGTCACCCGCCCCTTGCTGGTCTTCACTTTCGTTTTCAAGTGGGCCATTATCGTTCTGAATGCGATGGGCAACGGCGTGGTGCGGCTGTTTGGCCTGCGGGGCGTGGCCGGGCACCACACCGCCTACTCGGAAGAGGAAATCCGCATGATCGTCGGCGCGTCCAGCCAGGAAGGCGTGCTGGAAGACGGCGAGCGTGAACTGGTCTATAACGTCTTCGATCTGTCGGACACCACCGTGCGCGAGATCATGACGCCGCGCGTGGACATGATCGTTGTGGATGGTGCCTCGCCCCTACGCCGCATGTTGGAGCTGAACGCCGAACACAGCTACTCGCGCGTGCCGGTCTATCAGGACACCCCCGACAACATCGTGGGCGTCGTCCACAGCGGCGACGTGCTGCGCCACCTAAACGATCTGGACACCCTGACGGTCTCCGGCATCATGCGTAAGGTTTTCTTCGTGCCCGAAAGCATGAAGATCAGGGACCTGCTGACCAAGATGCGCGAGAAGAAGTCGCACCTGAGCGTGGTGGTGGACGAATTCGGCGGCACGGCGGGGCTGGTCACGCTGGAAGACGCCCTGGAAGAGATCGTGGGCGAGATTTACGACGAGACTGATGAGGAGGAGTTGCCCATGTTCATCGAGGTGGGCGAGGGCGTGTACCTGATCGACGGCGGCATGATCGTGCATGAGGTAGAGGGGATTCTGGGCACCAACCTGGAAGACGGCGAGGGCGAGTTTGACACCCTGGGCGGCTTCATGACAGACCGCTTCGGCGACATTCCCGAG comes from the Deinococcus sp. AJ005 genome and includes:
- a CDS encoding hemolysin family protein, which gives rise to MNDILGLLALVALVLMNGFFVAAEFSLVSVRRTRIDQLAEEGNATAKVTQGALKNLDLYIAATQLGITMASLAIGFVAEPAIEHLVSPLLAGTALTEGQIRGISFGLAFAISTILHIVFGELAPKTWALQRSEQVAMLVTRPLLVFTFVFKWAIIVLNAMGNGVVRLFGLRGVAGHHTAYSEEEIRMIVGASSQEGVLEDGERELVYNVFDLSDTTVREIMTPRVDMIVVDGASPLRRMLELNAEHSYSRVPVYQDTPDNIVGVVHSGDVLRHLNDLDTLTVSGIMRKVFFVPESMKIRDLLTKMREKKSHLSVVVDEFGGTAGLVTLEDALEEIVGEIYDETDEEELPMFIEVGEGVYLIDGGMIVHEVEGILGTNLEDGEGEFDTLGGFMTDRFGDIPEVGYTFVHEGWAFTVEEADERRVSRVRAERTDESSQLILSEEGEV